From the Desulfobacterales bacterium genome, one window contains:
- the rimK gene encoding 30S ribosomal protein S6--L-glutamate ligase: MKIGILSRKPELYSTRRMVEAGEARGHEMQVINPLRCYMNITSHKPSIHYMGEKLEGFDAIIPRIGASITFYGTAVVRQFEMMNVYSVNESVAISRSRDKLRSLQLLARKGIGLPVTGFSHSTKFTEDLINVVGGAPLIIKLLEGTQGIGVVLAETDQAAQSVIEAFKGLKANILVQEFIKESGAMDIRCFVIGEKVVAAMMRQGKSGEFRSNLHRGGKGAKIKITPEERSTAVRAARIMGLNIAGVDMLRSNHGPVIMEVNSSPGLEGIEKTNEKDIAGMIIDYIKKNASPRKTRTRGIG; the protein is encoded by the coding sequence CGCGCGGACATGAAATGCAGGTGATCAACCCCCTGCGCTGCTATATGAATATTACCTCTCATAAACCCTCCATTCATTATATGGGGGAAAAACTTGAAGGGTTTGATGCGATCATACCCCGGATCGGCGCCTCAATCACCTTTTATGGAACGGCGGTGGTGCGCCAGTTTGAAATGATGAATGTTTACAGCGTAAATGAATCCGTGGCCATCAGCCGTTCCCGGGACAAGCTGCGCAGTCTGCAGCTGCTGGCCAGAAAAGGGATCGGCCTGCCGGTAACGGGGTTTTCGCATTCAACAAAATTTACCGAAGATCTGATAAACGTGGTGGGCGGGGCGCCGCTGATTATCAAGCTGCTGGAAGGCACCCAGGGAATCGGGGTCGTTCTTGCGGAAACCGATCAGGCGGCTCAGAGCGTCATTGAGGCCTTCAAGGGGCTTAAAGCCAATATTCTGGTGCAGGAATTCATTAAGGAATCGGGGGCAATGGACATCCGCTGCTTTGTAATCGGTGAAAAGGTGGTTGCCGCCATGATGCGCCAGGGAAAGTCGGGGGAGTTTCGTTCAAATCTTCACCGGGGCGGAAAAGGGGCGAAAATCAAAATCACCCCGGAAGAACGGTCAACGGCCGTGCGCGCCGCACGGATAATGGGCCTCAACATCGCCGGCGTTGATATGCTGCGCTCCAATCACGGGCCTGTGATCATGGAGGTCAATTCTTCACCCGGGCTGGAGGGCATTGAAAAAACAAACGAAAAAGATATTGCCGGCATGATCATCGACTATATCAAAAAAAATGCGTCCCCCCGTAAAACCCGCACCCGGGGAATCGGCTGA